The following are encoded in a window of Streptococcus pasteurianus genomic DNA:
- the ftsX gene encoding permease-like cell division protein FtsX gives MIRNFFRHLWESIKSLKRNVWMTVASVSSVTITLTLVGVFAAVLLNVERIATGIENNIQINVYLDVDSTDSSETTTNEVGETVTNDSYHQVYDQISKVSGVESVTYSSKDEQLEKLQEAYGDDWTLFDGDSNPLQDVYIVEADSPSDVKKVANKITKIEGVESVDYGGSNSDQLFSIAKFIRTWGFAGTVLLIFVAIFLISNTIRMTIMSRQRDIEIMRLVGAKNSYIRGPFFFEGAWVGLLGAIVPSIIIYFAYKTVYSSVNPQFEVQGLSLYPVDTFLPLVIGGMFLVGIIIGALGSVISMRRYLKI, from the coding sequence ATGATTAGAAATTTTTTCCGCCATTTATGGGAATCCATTAAAAGTTTGAAACGTAATGTTTGGATGACCGTCGCTTCAGTCAGTTCTGTTACCATTACATTGACACTTGTTGGTGTGTTTGCTGCTGTTCTATTGAACGTTGAGCGTATCGCAACAGGTATTGAAAATAACATTCAAATTAATGTTTATTTGGATGTTGACTCAACAGATAGCTCTGAAACAACAACTAACGAAGTTGGTGAAACAGTCACTAATGATTCGTATCACCAAGTTTATGACCAAATTTCAAAAGTTTCAGGTGTTGAATCAGTTACTTATTCAAGTAAAGATGAACAACTTGAAAAATTACAAGAAGCCTACGGAGATGATTGGACGCTTTTTGATGGTGACTCAAATCCATTGCAAGACGTTTACATTGTTGAGGCAGACTCACCATCAGATGTGAAGAAAGTGGCTAATAAAATTACTAAAATTGAAGGTGTTGAGTCAGTGGATTATGGTGGCTCAAATTCAGACCAACTTTTCAGTATTGCTAAATTTATTCGTACATGGGGATTTGCAGGAACAGTGCTTTTGATTTTTGTAGCGATTTTCTTAATTTCCAATACGATTCGCATGACAATCATGTCTCGTCAACGTGACATTGAAATCATGCGTTTGGTAGGTGCTAAAAATTCTTATATCCGTGGACCATTCTTCTTTGAAGGTGCTTGGGTAGGGCTTCTTGGAGCGATTGTTCCATCAATTATCATTTACTTTGCGTACAAGACTGTTTACTCATCGGTTAACCCACAATTTGAAGTCCAAGGCTTGTCATTATATCCAGTCGACACATTTCTGCCACTTGTCATTGGAGGTATGTTCTTAGTCGGAATTATTATCGGAGCACTTGGTTCAGTTATCTCAATGAGACGTTATCTTAAAATTTAA
- the prfB gene encoding peptide chain release factor 2 (programmed frameshift): MEVAEIRQKIVENQEKLTSFRRSLDLDRLEEDIALLENKMTEPDFWNDNIAAQKTSQELNGLKQTYETFNEMQELSDETELYLEMLDEDDSVQAELEESLEKLDKIMTSYEMTLLLSEPYDRNNAILEIHPGSGGTEAQDWADMLFRMYTRYGNAKGFKVETLDYQAGDEAGIKSVTLSFEGPNAYGLLKSEMGVHRLVRISPFDSAKRRHTSFSSVEVMPELDDTIEVDIRDDDIKMDTFRSGGAGGQNVNKVSTGVRLTHIPTGIVVASTVDRTQYGNRDRAMKMLQAKLYQLEQEKKAQEVDALKGDKKEITWGSQIRSYVFTPYTMVKDHRTGYEIAQVDKVMDGDIDGFIDAYLKWRID; encoded by the exons ATGGAAGTAGCTGAAATTCGTCAAAAAATAGTAGAAAATCAAGAGAAGTTGACTAGCTTCAGGAGGTCTCTT GACTTAGATCGTTTAGAAGAGGACATTGCGCTTCTTGAAAATAAAATGACTGAGCCAGATTTTTGGAATGATAACATTGCAGCTCAGAAAACGTCTCAAGAGTTAAATGGTTTGAAACAAACCTATGAAACCTTTAATGAAATGCAAGAGTTGTCTGACGAAACTGAACTTTATTTGGAAATGTTGGACGAAGATGATTCTGTTCAAGCTGAATTAGAGGAAAGTCTTGAAAAGCTTGATAAAATCATGACAAGTTATGAAATGACCTTGCTTTTATCAGAGCCTTATGACCGCAACAACGCTATTTTGGAAATTCATCCAGGGTCAGGTGGTACCGAAGCTCAAGACTGGGCTGATATGCTTTTTCGTATGTACACACGCTACGGCAACGCCAAAGGTTTTAAAGTTGAAACCCTTGATTATCAAGCAGGGGACGAAGCTGGTATCAAATCTGTTACTCTTTCATTTGAAGGTCCAAATGCTTATGGGCTTTTGAAATCTGAAATGGGAGTTCATCGTCTAGTGCGTATCTCACCGTTTGATTCAGCCAAACGTCGTCATACATCGTTTTCTTCTGTCGAAGTTATGCCAGAATTAGATGATACAATTGAAGTTGACATTCGTGATGATGATATTAAAATGGATACTTTCCGTTCAGGTGGTGCTGGGGGACAAAACGTCAATAAGGTATCAACTGGTGTTCGTTTGACCCACATTCCAACAGGAATTGTTGTAGCATCAACGGTTGATCGTACTCAGTACGGAAACCGTGACCGTGCGATGAAAATGTTACAAGCCAAACTCTATCAATTAGAGCAAGAGAAAAAAGCGCAAGAAGTGGATGCCCTTAAAGGTGATAAAAAAGAAATCACATGGGGAAGTCAAATTCGATCTTACGTCTTTACGCCCTATACAATGGTTAAAGACCATCGTACAGGCTATGAAATTGCTCAAGTTGATAAAGTTATGGATGGTGACATTGATGGCTTCATCGACGCTTATCTAAAATGGCGTATTGATTAA
- the ftsE gene encoding cell division ATP-binding protein FtsE: MALIEMNGVTKKYHRSTTALRDINVSVNSGEFVYIVGPSGAGKSSFIKLLYREEKVSAGTLKVGEFNLTKLKKRDVPILRRSIGVVFQDYKLLPKKTVFENVAYAMQVIGEKPREIKKRVPEVLDLVGLKHKMRSFPEQLSGGEQQRVAIARAIVNNPKVLIADEPTGNLDPEISWEIMQLLERINLQGTTVLMATHNKQIVDNLRHRVIAIEDGRIVRDEEEGEYGYND; encoded by the coding sequence ATGGCATTAATTGAAATGAATGGTGTAACCAAGAAGTATCACCGCTCAACGACTGCTTTGAGAGATATTAACGTATCTGTCAATTCAGGTGAATTTGTTTATATTGTTGGTCCTTCTGGTGCCGGTAAATCTAGCTTTATTAAACTATTGTACCGTGAGGAAAAAGTATCTGCTGGAACTCTTAAAGTTGGGGAATTTAACCTAACAAAATTGAAAAAACGGGATGTTCCAATCTTGCGTCGTAGCATTGGAGTTGTTTTCCAAGACTATAAACTTCTTCCTAAAAAAACTGTTTTTGAAAATGTTGCTTATGCAATGCAAGTTATCGGTGAAAAACCACGTGAAATTAAAAAACGTGTGCCAGAAGTTCTTGATTTGGTTGGGCTTAAGCATAAAATGCGTTCATTCCCAGAGCAATTATCTGGTGGTGAACAACAACGTGTTGCAATTGCACGTGCGATTGTTAATAATCCTAAAGTTTTGATTGCTGACGAACCAACAGGTAACCTTGACCCAGAAATTTCATGGGAAATCATGCAATTATTAGAACGCATCAATCTTCAAGGAACAACTGTTTTGATGGCAACACACAACAAACAAATTGTCGATAATCTTCGTCATCGGGTTATCGCTATTGAAGACGGTCGCATTGTACGTGACGAGGAGGAAGGAGAATACGGATATAATGATTAG
- a CDS encoding alpha/beta hydrolase: MKKIKKFTLSFLLIIAILITISGVVLHQKTYQASSEAQTAAKTAESTKDYLFFQSSGTAKASIVFYQGALVEETAYASLAKNLAQEGFDVYLLKTPLNLPVLSSNKALKVTAKNNLSNVYLAGHSLGGVVACLNAADSDSQAISGLILLASYPSEKTNLSDSNLKVLSITASNDKVLQWDNYEKAKKRLPDDTEYLTIVGGNHSGFGDYGKQTKDGKATISQTEQESQITLGITDFID; the protein is encoded by the coding sequence ATGAAAAAAATCAAAAAATTTACTTTAAGTTTCCTTCTGATTATTGCTATTCTAATTACCATTAGTGGAGTGGTACTTCATCAAAAAACTTACCAAGCAAGTTCAGAAGCACAGACAGCTGCTAAAACTGCCGAAAGCACAAAAGATTATCTGTTTTTTCAAAGTTCTGGCACCGCTAAAGCTAGTATTGTTTTTTACCAAGGTGCTCTCGTCGAGGAAACAGCCTACGCAAGTTTGGCAAAAAACTTAGCGCAAGAAGGTTTTGACGTTTATCTCTTAAAAACACCTTTGAATCTGCCAGTTTTATCAAGCAACAAAGCCTTAAAAGTGACTGCGAAAAACAATCTCTCCAATGTTTACCTAGCTGGACATTCACTAGGTGGCGTTGTTGCCTGCTTAAATGCCGCTGATTCTGACTCTCAAGCCATTTCTGGGCTTATTCTACTTGCGAGCTATCCATCTGAAAAAACTAACTTATCTGATAGTAATTTAAAAGTTCTATCAATCACTGCTAGCAATGATAAGGTACTGCAATGGGACAATTACGAAAAAGCTAAAAAGCGCCTCCCTGACGATACCGAATACTTGACTATCGTCGGTGGTAATCATAGTGGTTTTGGCGATTACGGCAAACAAACCAAAGACGGTAAAGCAACCATTTCCCAAACAGAACAAGAAAGCCAAATTACTTTAGGCATTACTGATTTTATTGATTAA
- a CDS encoding bifunctional DnaQ family exonuclease/ATP-dependent helicase → MMQVNSQKYAIVDLEATGAHAMAEIIQVGIVIIENDEIVKTYQTDVNPHEALSEHIINLTGITDEQLAKAPDFSQVAQEIFNLIEDCVFVAHNVKFDANLLAEQLFMEGYELRTPRVDTVELAQVFYPTFEKYSLGNLADVLALDLADAHTAISDAYATAQLFLKLKAKMKSLPKEVLESLLPLADNLLFETGMLIEESFKQAKVLSPKDFQEVGGLVLRQPKTIGEARQLSEAFDVNLALLGLDAREKQSQFAQLVKDDFQSSQVSFLEAQAGLGKTYGYLLPLLQLAQDEQVIVSVPTKVLQDQIMANEVRKIQDVFHIPCQSIKGPGNYIKLDAFADSLRREGDNRLVNRYKMQLLVWLTETETGDLDEIKQKQRFEAYFDQIKHDGNLSEKSLYKDVDFWNRTYENAKHSKLLIINHAYFLERVQDDKAFAAKKVLVFDEAQKLILNLEQFSRRRVNVTQLVQKLEKHLDAALSTLEKRLIESLSFQLSHLATRFYQNQEVYVTTEDARRLEQATNELLAFNPDWRYICLEDLLALFAQPFTDFWFETIVENEKRQTYLNASSEELLNFQEFLPETRKTYMISATLHISPQVSLADLLGFEHYHFMSIAHDKQNAQHIWIDEEMPNVADISEEEYASAIAERIYQLKQLDEPILVLFNAKKTMLDVSDLLDDMALHHLTQEKNGTAYNVKRRFERGESRILLGTGAFWEGVDFVQADKIIEVITRLPFENPKDLFVQKISNYLLAQAKSPFYDYSLPLAILKLKQAIGRTMRRDNQRSAVLILDNRILTKSYGKMINDALTEEFYLSSQKFSKSLTEIKNFLL, encoded by the coding sequence ATGATGCAAGTGAATTCTCAAAAATATGCTATTGTGGATTTGGAGGCAACGGGTGCCCATGCAATGGCAGAAATTATTCAAGTTGGGATTGTGATTATTGAAAATGATGAAATCGTCAAGACCTATCAAACGGATGTCAATCCCCACGAGGCTTTGTCTGAACATATTATTAATTTGACTGGTATTACAGATGAGCAATTGGCAAAAGCGCCAGATTTTTCACAAGTTGCGCAGGAGATTTTTAACCTAATTGAGGATTGTGTTTTTGTGGCTCACAATGTCAAATTTGATGCCAATCTGTTAGCAGAACAATTATTCATGGAAGGCTATGAATTACGAACACCTCGCGTTGATACGGTTGAATTGGCGCAGGTTTTTTATCCAACTTTTGAGAAATACAGTTTGGGAAATTTAGCTGATGTTTTAGCTTTAGATTTGGCAGATGCTCACACGGCAATTTCAGATGCCTATGCGACTGCGCAGCTATTTTTAAAATTGAAAGCAAAAATGAAAAGCCTGCCCAAGGAAGTCTTGGAAAGCCTTTTGCCTTTAGCTGATAACCTTTTGTTTGAAACAGGGATGTTAATTGAGGAAAGCTTCAAACAGGCTAAGGTTTTATCGCCAAAAGATTTTCAAGAAGTTGGTGGCTTAGTGCTACGACAACCAAAAACGATTGGTGAAGCGCGTCAATTATCAGAAGCATTTGATGTCAATTTGGCGCTTCTGGGCTTGGATGCGCGTGAAAAGCAAAGTCAGTTTGCACAGTTGGTTAAAGATGATTTTCAATCGTCACAGGTCTCATTTTTAGAAGCGCAAGCAGGACTTGGAAAAACCTATGGTTATCTTTTACCTTTGCTCCAGTTAGCTCAAGATGAGCAGGTCATTGTTTCCGTACCAACTAAGGTTCTTCAAGACCAAATCATGGCAAATGAAGTCAGAAAGATTCAAGACGTTTTTCACATACCGTGTCAATCAATTAAAGGTCCTGGTAACTATATTAAATTAGATGCCTTCGCGGATAGTTTGCGACGTGAAGGGGATAATCGTTTGGTAAATCGTTATAAAATGCAGCTTTTGGTTTGGCTGACTGAAACGGAGACTGGCGATTTAGATGAAATCAAACAAAAACAGCGATTTGAAGCTTATTTTGACCAGATTAAACATGATGGAAATTTAAGCGAAAAATCCCTTTATAAGGATGTTGATTTTTGGAATCGTACTTATGAAAATGCGAAACATAGCAAACTATTGATTATTAATCATGCTTATTTTTTAGAACGTGTGCAAGATGATAAGGCGTTTGCGGCTAAGAAAGTGCTTGTTTTTGATGAAGCCCAAAAATTGATTTTAAATTTGGAGCAATTTTCACGTCGTCGTGTTAACGTAACGCAATTGGTGCAAAAACTTGAAAAGCACTTAGATGCAGCTTTATCGACATTGGAAAAACGATTGATAGAAAGCCTTTCTTTCCAATTGAGCCATTTGGCAACACGCTTTTACCAAAATCAAGAGGTCTATGTGACAACAGAGGACGCTCGTCGTTTAGAACAAGCAACCAATGAATTGCTGGCTTTCAATCCTGATTGGCGATATATTTGTTTGGAGGATTTGTTAGCCTTATTTGCGCAGCCTTTTACTGATTTTTGGTTTGAGACAATTGTTGAAAATGAAAAACGTCAAACTTACCTAAATGCTAGTAGTGAAGAATTGTTGAATTTTCAAGAATTTCTACCCGAAACACGCAAGACTTATATGATTTCGGCAACCTTGCATATCAGTCCGCAGGTTAGTTTAGCTGATTTGCTAGGCTTTGAACACTATCATTTCATGAGCATTGCGCATGATAAGCAGAATGCCCAACATATTTGGATTGATGAGGAAATGCCAAATGTCGCTGATATTTCTGAGGAAGAATATGCTTCAGCCATTGCAGAGCGTATTTATCAGTTAAAACAATTGGATGAGCCGATTTTGGTGTTATTTAATGCCAAGAAAACAATGCTTGATGTTTCTGATTTGCTAGATGATATGGCACTTCATCATTTGACGCAGGAGAAAAATGGTACGGCTTATAATGTCAAACGTCGTTTTGAACGTGGTGAAAGTCGTATTCTTCTTGGAACAGGCGCTTTCTGGGAAGGTGTGGATTTTGTTCAAGCAGATAAAATAATTGAGGTCATCACACGATTGCCGTTTGAAAATCCTAAGGATTTATTTGTGCAAAAAATCAGCAATTATTTGCTAGCGCAAGCCAAATCACCGTTTTATGATTATTCATTACCATTAGCAATCTTGAAATTAAAACAAGCGATTGGACGTACGATGAGACGTGACAATCAACGCTCAGCTGTGCTCATTTTAGACAATCGGATATTGACAAAATCATACGGAAAAATGATAAATGATGCTTTGACAGAAGAATTTTACCTTTCTTCTCAAAAATTTTCAAAGAGTCTAACAGAAATAAAGAATTTTTTGCTATAA
- a CDS encoding HAD family hydrolase, which yields MIKAIIFDMDGVLFDTENFYFKRRETFLGSKGISVKHLPPKYFIGGRMDQFWENILGDKIANYDTKALEAEYTAYKNTHRPAYDELVFADARRVLATLTAKGIILALASNSAREDIEDALEKSGLKQYFSHILSGSEFAEGKPNPAIYNAACEKLGFAKKDIVIIEDSPKGIQAGVAAGVRVLAIRDKVFGADQSKADILIDNLTEVLQFVENEKHNSSI from the coding sequence ATGATAAAGGCAATAATATTTGATATGGATGGTGTCTTATTTGACACTGAGAATTTTTATTTTAAACGACGTGAGACATTTTTAGGCAGTAAAGGCATTTCGGTCAAACACTTGCCGCCAAAATATTTCATTGGCGGGCGCATGGATCAATTTTGGGAAAATATCTTAGGTGATAAGATTGCAAATTATGATACTAAAGCACTAGAAGCCGAATACACAGCTTATAAAAATACTCATCGACCAGCTTACGATGAGCTAGTTTTTGCTGATGCTCGTAGGGTTTTGGCAACATTAACAGCCAAGGGAATCATCCTAGCATTGGCTTCTAATAGTGCGCGTGAAGATATCGAAGATGCTTTGGAAAAATCAGGCTTAAAGCAGTACTTTAGTCATATTCTATCGGGAAGCGAATTTGCAGAAGGTAAACCTAATCCTGCTATTTATAATGCCGCTTGTGAGAAATTAGGCTTTGCAAAAAAAGATATTGTGATTATTGAAGATAGCCCAAAAGGGATTCAAGCAGGTGTGGCAGCTGGTGTGCGTGTTCTAGCCATTCGTGATAAAGTCTTTGGTGCTGACCAATCAAAAGCAGATATTTTGATTGATAATTTGACAGAAGTGCTGCAATTTGTCGAAAATGAAAAACATAACAGCTCTATCTAA
- a CDS encoding MBL fold metallo-hydrolase, whose amino-acid sequence MKIFRLLNHVARENTYLLVNDQGIIVVDPGSDVDHIQEKIASFDKPVVAILITHAHYDHIMGLDVIRDAFGHPPVYISDKEASWLYSPKDNFSGLERHADLPDVVLAPAEHHYQYDDDYQIAGFRFHVRQTPGHSCGSVSLVFPDDELVLTGDALFRETIGRTDLPTGNSEQLLNSIKAELFSLPNHFMVYPGHARETTIAHEKNFNPYFN is encoded by the coding sequence ATGAAGATTTTTAGATTATTAAATCACGTTGCACGTGAAAATACTTATTTATTGGTCAATGACCAAGGCATTATTGTTGTTGATCCAGGTAGTGATGTTGACCATATTCAAGAAAAGATTGCCTCATTTGATAAACCAGTTGTGGCAATTTTAATCACACATGCTCATTATGACCATATTATGGGACTTGATGTCATTCGTGACGCTTTTGGACACCCACCTGTTTACATTTCTGATAAAGAAGCGTCTTGGCTTTATTCGCCGAAAGATAATTTTTCAGGTTTGGAGCGCCATGCGGATTTGCCAGATGTTGTCTTAGCGCCTGCCGAACATCATTATCAGTATGATGATGATTATCAAATCGCTGGTTTTCGTTTTCATGTTCGTCAAACGCCTGGACATTCTTGCGGTAGTGTTTCCTTAGTATTTCCAGATGATGAATTGGTTTTAACTGGCGATGCTCTTTTTCGTGAAACAATCGGACGCACAGATTTACCAACGGGAAATTCTGAACAATTACTAAATAGTATAAAAGCTGAACTTTTCAGCTTGCCAAATCATTTCATGGTTTACCCTGGTCACGCTCGTGAAACGACTATTGCCCACGAGAAGAATTTTAACCCATATTTCAATTAG
- a CDS encoding metallophosphoesterase translates to MTKLAIMSDLHIDLNHFDDFEIQTLIDTLSAEKISHLHFAGDISNHFYDISYSFLETMSKHFDVTYNLGNHDMLDLDDKVIDALDFQIIPLGKKTLLAFHGWYDYSFFPEKSEAETIKFKNTFWFDRRLNRNFSDKELTRQTTQKLDKALSTITNDVIVSLHFVPHHQFTLQHERFKPFNAFLGSQVFHDIFKKHQVNDVIFGHTHHSIASQQIDNITYHAKPLGYIREWDLTIDYVNQHPELNPNQTWNLSKRYNIVKKIDDFTDYKHQNLAQEFRKSMTIFEL, encoded by the coding sequence ATGACAAAACTAGCTATTATGAGTGATTTACATATTGATTTAAATCATTTTGATGATTTTGAAATCCAGACACTCATTGACACATTAAGCGCAGAAAAAATTTCTCATCTGCATTTCGCTGGAGATATTTCTAACCATTTTTATGACATCTCTTACTCATTTTTAGAAACAATGAGCAAGCATTTTGACGTTACTTATAATCTCGGCAATCACGATATGCTTGATTTAGATGACAAGGTGATTGATGCTTTGGATTTTCAAATTATTCCGTTGGGGAAAAAGACACTCTTGGCTTTTCATGGTTGGTATGATTATTCCTTTTTCCCAGAAAAATCTGAAGCTGAAACAATCAAATTTAAAAATACTTTCTGGTTTGACCGACGTTTAAATCGCAACTTTTCTGACAAAGAACTCACGCGCCAAACAACACAAAAACTCGATAAAGCCTTATCAACAATTACCAATGACGTGATTGTCAGTCTGCATTTTGTGCCACATCACCAATTTACCTTGCAACACGAGCGTTTTAAACCATTTAATGCTTTTTTAGGTAGTCAAGTTTTTCATGATATTTTCAAAAAACATCAGGTTAACGACGTGATTTTTGGGCATACTCATCATAGTATCGCTTCGCAGCAAATTGACAATATTACTTACCATGCTAAACCGCTTGGTTATATCCGTGAGTGGGATTTGACTATTGATTATGTCAATCAACACCCTGAACTCAACCCAAATCAGACCTGGAATCTTAGCAAACGCTACAACATTGTCAAAAAAATTGATGACTTTACTGATTACAAACATCAAAATTTGGCACAAGAATTCCGAAAATCCATGACTATTTTTGAATTATAA